A single region of the Triticum dicoccoides isolate Atlit2015 ecotype Zavitan chromosome 2B, WEW_v2.0, whole genome shotgun sequence genome encodes:
- the LOC119363401 gene encoding isopentenyl-diphosphate Delta-isomerase I-like, producing the protein MAGTGDDAGMDEVQRRLMFDDECILVDEQDNVVGHESKYTCHLMEKIESLNLLHRAFSVFLFNSKHELLLQQRSATKVTFPLVWTNTCCSHPLYRESELIQENFLGVRNAAQRKLLDELGIPAEDVPVDQFTPLGRMLYKAPSDGKWGEHELDYLLFIVRDVKLVPNPDEVADVKYVSREQLRELIQQADTGEGGVKLSPWFRLVVDNFLMGWWEHLEKGTLAEAVDMETIHKLKLLLCQREMSVAFSLLRFPGPKTSTGCHMEGVLPWSK; encoded by the exons ATGGCCGGCACGGGCGACGACGCCGGGATGGACGAGGTCCAGAGGCGCCTCATGTTCGACGATGA ATGCATTTTGGTAGATGAACAGGACAACGTTGTTGGCCATGAATCAAAATATACCT GCCATCTgatggagaagattgagtctctgaaCCTGCTCCACAGGGCTTTCAGCGTATTCCTTTTCAACTCAAAACATGAGCTGCTACTTCAG CAAAGATCTGCAACGAAGGTTACGTTTCCTTTAGTATGGACCAACACCTGCTGCAGCCATCCTCTGTACCGTGAATCTGAGCTTATTCAGGAAAACTTTCTTG GTGTCAGAAATGCTGCTCAGAGGAAGCTCCTCGATGAGCTGGGCATCCCGGCTGAAGATGTGCCTGTTGACCAGTTCACCCCTCTCGGTCGGATGCTTTACAAGGCACCATCTGATGGGAAATGGGGCGAACATGAGC TGGACTACCTGCTGTTCATCGTGCGCGACGTGAAGCTGGTCCCGAACCCGGACGAAGTGGCTGACGTGAAGTACGTGAGCCGGGAGCAACTGCGGGAGCTCATCCAGCAGGCGGACACCGGCGAGGGCGGCGTGAAGCTGTCCCCCTGGTTCAGGCTGGTGGTGGACAACTTCCTCATGGGCTGGTGGGAGCACTTGGAGAAAGGCACGCTCGCGGAGGCGGTGGACATGGAAACCATCCACAAGCTCAA GCTTTTGTTGTGCCAACGGGAGATGTCTGTGGCATTTAGCTTGCTCCGCTTTCCTGGTCCAAAAACATCCACGGGCTGTCACATGGAGGGCGTGCTACCCTGGAGCAAGTAA